From a single Dendrosporobacter quercicolus genomic region:
- the carB gene encoding carbamoyl-phosphate synthase large subunit, producing MPKKDYLRKVLVIGSGPIIIGQAAEFDYAGTQACRALKEEGLEVVLVNSNPATIMTDANIADRVYIEPLTPEFLEEIIAKERPDGVLATLGGQAGLNLAFKLAERGVLERYAVELLGTSIEAIKKAEDRELFKETMQAIGEPIPESTIVEDIESARQFAREIGFPLIVRPAYTMGGTGGGIAGSDEELIDIVTRGLKYSLIGQVLIERSVAGWKEIEYEVMRDANDNCITVCNMENFDPVGIHTGDSIVVAPSQTLTDHEYQMLRSASLRIIRELGIEGGCNAQYALDPHSNQYYVIEVNPRVSRSSALASKATGYPIAKVATKIAIGYHLDEIVNAVTQKTMACFEPTLDYVVVKFPRWPFDKFVLADRILGTQMKATGEVMSIDRTFEGALLKAVRSLEIGLHRLHIPEIAGLSTEDVELNLKLANDERLFVVAEALRRNIDMEEIHQITGIDRWFLHKILNIVTMENRLRTDELSAGLMAQAKKIGFADKTIAELTGNGIDEIRALRKQQNIIPSYKIVDTCAAEFEAATPYYYSTYAQEDEGVGSNNRKVMVLGSGPIRIGQGVEFDYCSVHSVWALREIGVESIIVNNNPETVSTDFDTADRLYFEPLTPEDVLNIIDKEQPEGVIVQFGGQTAINLAGPLTQAGVKVFGTAVENIDKAEDREKFDALLEELGIPRPQGASVTNVRDAVTAADGIGYPVVVRPSYVLGGRAMEIVYSEAELNDYMTRAVKASPEHPVLVDRYMQGTEVEVDAIADGREVLIPGIMEHVERAGVHSGDSIAVYPAQNLTQAVIDTIVDYTRRLAVGLNVRGLINIQYVVVDEVVYVIEVNPRSSRTIPFLSKVTNIPMVNVATRIALGATLHSLGYTPGLMPPKPYIAVKAPVFSFAKMQQVDISLGPEMKSTGEVMGTDYHYARALYKALTAAGMNVPSQGTVLFTVADKDKTEAGGLAQGFAELGYSLVATAGTAQYLQSLGLDVEIVQKVHEHKADIIQMIKTGKINMVINTLTHGKEPERDGFKIRRATVEHAIPCLTSMDTAKEVLHVLGFMRERRLVYALALQDYVGGGDGLA from the coding sequence ATGCCGAAGAAGGACTATCTGCGAAAAGTACTGGTTATAGGCTCAGGGCCGATTATTATTGGTCAGGCTGCTGAATTTGACTATGCAGGCACTCAGGCCTGCCGGGCATTAAAAGAAGAGGGGCTGGAGGTTGTTCTGGTCAACAGCAATCCGGCCACCATTATGACTGATGCGAATATTGCCGACCGGGTTTATATTGAACCGCTGACCCCCGAGTTTTTAGAAGAAATCATTGCCAAGGAACGGCCTGATGGCGTACTGGCGACTTTGGGCGGCCAGGCAGGTTTGAATCTGGCTTTTAAGCTGGCCGAACGGGGTGTACTGGAGAGATACGCCGTGGAATTGCTGGGAACTTCAATTGAAGCAATCAAAAAAGCCGAGGACCGGGAATTATTCAAAGAGACCATGCAGGCCATTGGCGAGCCAATACCGGAGAGCACCATTGTCGAGGACATCGAAAGCGCCCGGCAATTTGCCAGGGAAATCGGATTTCCGCTGATTGTGCGTCCCGCTTATACCATGGGGGGGACCGGCGGCGGAATCGCCGGCAGTGATGAAGAACTGATCGATATTGTTACCCGCGGCCTTAAATACAGTCTGATCGGCCAGGTGCTGATCGAACGGAGTGTGGCCGGCTGGAAAGAGATTGAATATGAGGTCATGCGTGATGCCAACGACAATTGCATCACTGTGTGCAATATGGAAAATTTTGATCCGGTGGGCATTCATACCGGCGACAGCATTGTTGTTGCGCCGTCTCAGACGCTGACCGATCATGAATATCAAATGCTGCGCAGCGCTTCTCTAAGAATTATCCGGGAGCTGGGCATTGAAGGCGGCTGCAATGCGCAGTATGCGCTGGATCCTCACAGCAACCAGTACTATGTGATTGAGGTCAATCCGCGGGTCAGCCGTTCCAGTGCGCTGGCTTCAAAGGCTACGGGTTATCCCATTGCCAAGGTTGCAACCAAAATTGCCATCGGCTATCATCTTGATGAGATTGTGAATGCAGTTACTCAGAAAACAATGGCCTGCTTTGAACCAACCCTGGATTATGTTGTGGTTAAATTCCCACGGTGGCCGTTTGACAAGTTTGTGCTTGCCGACCGAATACTGGGAACGCAAATGAAGGCCACCGGCGAGGTAATGTCCATTGACCGTACCTTTGAGGGCGCGCTGTTAAAAGCAGTCCGTTCTTTGGAAATCGGTCTGCACCGGCTCCATATACCCGAAATTGCCGGTCTTTCGACCGAAGATGTCGAGCTTAATTTAAAGCTGGCGAATGATGAGCGGCTGTTTGTTGTTGCTGAAGCTTTACGACGAAATATTGATATGGAGGAAATACATCAGATTACAGGAATTGACCGGTGGTTTTTACATAAAATCCTCAATATTGTTACCATGGAAAACCGGCTGCGCACGGATGAATTGTCGGCAGGGCTGATGGCTCAGGCGAAGAAAATCGGCTTTGCCGATAAAACCATTGCCGAACTTACCGGCAATGGCATTGATGAAATAAGAGCACTGCGTAAACAGCAGAATATTATCCCCAGCTATAAAATCGTCGATACCTGCGCGGCGGAATTTGAAGCGGCCACGCCTTATTATTACTCAACTTATGCTCAGGAGGATGAAGGCGTCGGTTCCAATAACCGCAAGGTGATGGTATTGGGCTCCGGCCCGATCAGAATCGGGCAGGGCGTGGAATTTGATTATTGTTCGGTTCACTCCGTATGGGCTCTGCGGGAAATCGGCGTGGAGTCGATCATTGTGAATAATAATCCGGAAACAGTGAGTACCGACTTCGATACGGCCGACCGTTTGTATTTCGAACCGCTGACGCCGGAAGATGTACTGAATATCATTGATAAGGAACAGCCGGAAGGCGTTATTGTCCAGTTTGGCGGACAGACAGCCATTAATCTGGCCGGGCCGCTGACCCAAGCCGGTGTAAAAGTATTCGGCACGGCAGTGGAAAATATCGATAAAGCCGAGGATCGCGAGAAGTTTGATGCGCTGCTGGAGGAGCTTGGCATTCCCCGGCCTCAGGGCGCAAGCGTCACCAATGTCCGGGATGCCGTGACCGCCGCCGACGGCATTGGTTATCCGGTAGTTGTTCGCCCCTCCTATGTTTTAGGAGGCCGGGCAATGGAAATTGTTTATAGTGAAGCCGAACTGAATGATTATATGACCAGAGCGGTTAAAGCCTCTCCTGAGCACCCCGTTCTGGTGGATCGTTACATGCAGGGAACCGAGGTTGAAGTTGATGCGATTGCCGACGGGCGCGAAGTGCTCATTCCCGGCATTATGGAACACGTGGAAAGAGCCGGCGTTCATTCCGGCGACAGTATTGCGGTATATCCTGCGCAAAACCTGACGCAGGCGGTCATTGACACCATTGTGGATTACACCAGGCGGCTGGCGGTAGGGCTGAATGTTCGAGGCCTGATTAATATTCAATATGTAGTGGTGGATGAAGTTGTTTATGTAATTGAAGTAAATCCACGCTCCAGCCGTACCATTCCGTTTCTCAGCAAGGTGACCAATATTCCGATGGTTAATGTAGCCACCAGGATCGCGCTGGGTGCAACTTTGCATTCACTGGGCTATACGCCGGGCTTGATGCCGCCCAAGCCGTATATTGCGGTTAAAGCGCCAGTCTTTTCGTTTGCCAAAATGCAGCAGGTCGATATCTCCCTGGGACCGGAAATGAAATCGACCGGTGAAGTAATGGGGACTGACTATCATTATGCCAGAGCATTGTATAAAGCGCTGACTGCCGCCGGCATGAATGTGCCGTCTCAGGGGACGGTGCTGTTTACGGTAGCCGACAAGGACAAAACGGAAGCCGGCGGGCTGGCGCAGGGCTTTGCCGAACTGGGCTATAGCCTGGTTGCGACGGCCGGTACCGCGCAATATCTGCAATCACTTGGCCTGGATGTGGAAATCGTTCAAAAGGTTCATGAACATAAAGCCGATATTATCCAAATGATCAAAACCGGCAAGATCAATATGGTGATTAATACACTTACCCACGGCAAGGAGCCTGAACGGGACGGCTTTAAAATCCGGCGGGCTACCGTCGAGCATGCCATTCCCTGCCTGACCTCCATGGATACCGCCAAGGAAGTGCTGCATGTGCTTGGTTTTATGCGGGAGCGCCGGCTGGTTTATGCGCTGGCTTTGCAGGACTATGTCGGCGGAGGGGATGGGCTTGCCTAA